Proteins encoded together in one Variovorax paradoxus EPS window:
- a CDS encoding (2Fe-2S)-binding protein translates to MTTTIRINGKTSTVNAEPDTPLLWVLRGEMQLVGTKFGCGKALCGACTVHLDGEAVRSCVTPLESVGAREVTTIEGLQGKEADALRSAWTEVDVVQCGYCQSGQLMSACALLKKVPQPSDDEVTNAMSGNICRCGTYPRIRAAIHMAAGGKPA, encoded by the coding sequence ATGACCACCACGATCAGGATCAACGGCAAGACCTCCACCGTCAACGCCGAGCCCGACACGCCCTTGCTGTGGGTGCTGCGCGGCGAGATGCAGCTCGTCGGCACCAAGTTCGGCTGCGGCAAGGCGTTGTGCGGCGCCTGCACCGTGCACCTGGACGGCGAGGCGGTGCGCTCCTGCGTCACGCCGCTCGAATCGGTGGGTGCACGCGAGGTCACCACCATCGAGGGCCTGCAGGGCAAGGAGGCCGATGCGCTGCGCAGTGCCTGGACCGAGGTCGATGTCGTGCAGTGCGGCTACTGCCAGAGCGGCCAGTTGATGTCGGCCTGCGCGCTGCTCAAGAAGGTGCCGCAGCCCAGCGACGACGAGGTGACGAATGCGATGAGCGGCAACATCTGCCGATGCGGCACCTACCCGCGCATTCGCGCCGCGATCCACATGGCGGCGGGCGGCAAACCGGCCTGA